CCAACAGATCCATTATTTCTAATGATTTGGATCATCTTCTTATCTTTTCTTTCTGAAGAGTAATGTCACTCTAAAGCCTATTGCAATTAACTCTGCGATATTGACCCTACCTCTCTGTTGATAGGTATGGGGAAATCCACTATCCCAGCAAGGCTCAGGTGTATAGATTGCTCCATTCCTCGGTCTTCTGAGCTTCTCACCCATTGAGCAGTCCTGGTGTGCTCCTTCCTTTTTTCTGCATCTTCAATGCTGAAGCTGACTGGAAGGAGCCTGGGTTAATCCATTAACTGACACCAGTAGCAGGGGGTTTATTGATCTTAAGGTTACAGGAATGTAGCTAAggaaggagagaggaaggagagataaggaaggagagagaaggcTCACTGGCCCCAGCCACAccgacaccagccagcctcaggacagcactgctagaccACCACAACTCAGAATCAACCACATCatagcacagatcaaacagcaatatctcacacactgggacacacacaaacacaaacacaacataaactggaatgctacagaaccctaaacagacaatagaCACTAGCCGGATATTTGACTTAGATAAGaaatagcaaaacaaaacagaccctgaagaaatacagtacaggctcagtgaccacggCCTGGCCAAAGAAACTGGccgacacaggcaaacctggctgcccagagaggacaggctatgctcccactgccagcggggagaaatagagtcagaggtgcacttcctactgcactgtgacaaatgctcaatatgtttacaatatatgtaaaatgtttatgatatgtctttgctgtaaatgtctgtaatatgtctgtagattttattttatttttttgttttgtttcatgtttatattattatttttatttgctttggcaacactgattgtacccatcggtcatgctaataaagcaccttgaattgaaaaaaaaattgaattgattAAAGGTAGAGGGAGAAAGGGGGAGCACCGCCTCATGTAGCTTGCCATGCGATcaaaagagagaagaaagcTAGAGGTACCCCCTTATGTGCTGGGTGGGAGAAGCTACCAGAAAGGAAGTCAGAGAGCAACCGAACGGTCCAAGGTTCTGGGAGGGATGATAATGCCACAGTATACACACCAACAGCGTTTTCTATAAttaagtttttaaatgaaaacaatatattCTGTGTATAAAGAACATGGTAACATTTAATTTGTGTAACATATAAAAGTAGCGCACACCCCAAAGCCTACCAGGTGTTGTTCAGCCTGGCACAAGACTCATGTTTATATACACTGGCTTCTTAGGAAATGGGACACAAAGAATTTCATAAGGTTATTAATGGTCTTTGTAAAAGTtttctaattaatattaatgaaatgattttaacaaaatgaacaaagcaAAGTAAGTTTAGAATTGTAACCCTTCAGGAATCCTTTAACAAAATCCCACCCTTCCTGGTACACTTGTTCATGtaaaatcaaaatacagtacacattattTTCTACGTTTCCATTGCCCAGCAGAGTAAATGAGTACTTGTATTATAACTACCTTCGTCTGATTGATTAAgcattttctgtatttctcaGACATCCAGTTTAGTTTTCTTGAAAACAATCAtcttacatatttttattttgatttaaatgttttatttttcactttttcaacaAGTTTGCTTCCTCTGCTTAATAtatctgtcacggacgtccaaagggactaaccgtggggagcaggagagcggaaaaagacccatatacgtagcggcgagacgggaaaaaggcccgggctcattagtgcaaagagttcaggaatgcagtatagaaacctatgccctcagggagcggacgtggggcgccctggtgctaggcgggtctcaggacatccaaacgtcaatgctgagccaggacagagtgcaagacccggaaatatatagcccaagggaaagagagggacaggaaggacagcagaccggaaactagggacaggacagagaaggagcgccctttggcagcagagggcgtgacaatatCAAAGTGTAGCAAAACGattctttattaaaatgttctgaACAATTATAGTACATCTATGAACATTgtggaattttaaaatatgtttagctTTACGATTAGGAAAGCAAGACGTAGTTCAATCGTTTTGATAACTATTTCTATTAACGCTTCCTCAAGATCCACTAAAAAAAGCGCTGTGAACTACAGTACCTTTAACTCTCTCTACCAGCCCCAATTAAAAGCACTCTAAAAGTCCAATTTTCCAGCATCAATTTCACCAGCACTGAGAGCGTTAAAGCTGGAAATTTGGATTGGAGGCGCCTCCCCCTCTCTGACCAAGCAGTTTAAGACTGAGAAGAGCTTTAAATAGCAGGTGTTTGAAATTGTGATCATTTCCAGAGTCTGTTAGTGCAGCGCACGGTTTTAACATGTCAGCTACCGGCACGGAAACAAGCACCCagctccctgctcctcctggacgggtgttttttcaggcagcccCGACTGGTGGCTGTACTGGTGCTGGACCCGAGAGAAGGGATGATTCGGTCCAGAAGAAACAGGGCAAAGTAACCGTGAAATACGACAGGAAGGAGCTGAGAAAAAGGCTAATCTTGGAGGAATGGATCATTGAACAACTCAGTGAGCTATACGATTGCGAGGTagtctttaatattttaattttgctgtaGTATTGTCCGTTAAAAGGAAGCTTCGAAATCTGTAggtaaatataaattattaactaacagccttttgtgtttttgtgtgcgtGAATTTGGTGTccgaataatacattttaaatcatgttATTTCTTCCAGTGGCTGGAAGTGAAAGGTTTATGTGATTTATGTAGTAGAAAATATTTATGGGATATTCTACTATTTACTCTTGATTTAACATAATCATTATAAGAATTTAAGAATCATTCTTATTTACCGTGAACGGATACAAAAACTGATATCCATAGTGATGATCTTTGTGCCGTAACTTGTCAAATGAGATTTTAAATGACTGATTAAACCAATTAATCATTCATGTTCAGGTCTGTGCCGTCTTTTGCTATAAAATGCATAAAGTTGTTTATTGCAGGGAGTCTCGAGTAGACCCACTGAGTAGAAGCAGTAGTTCGGTGGtaatataattaaacatttttttcgtATAACGCGATTGCAGAAAATGTTCCTGAGATTAAAAGCtctttataaatatatagttGTTTAAATACGATATCGCGATACTACTGCAGTATTACCTATTTGAGAATTTAACTGTGCGCGTTTCTTATATCGTACAGCTATTGCATCAAATCTGCGGCTTCGACAGGCGTGAAACGGAGTGTCATTATTGAGACCCCTTTCCAACCAATTATCTTGGCGACAGTTTTAGTTGAGCGTACGAAGTAATGAATTATGGAAAATATTGGATGTGGCGCCCCTTAAGTAGCATTTCATTTCGTAtgtatgaaatataaaaaaagtatacattattttgttttacattgaaGTTGGCTTTATCACCGGTGGTCAAACATTCGACCTTGACATTTTAAATCCCCGCTAGATGTGTGaatatttaaattacaaatacTATTTATCTGGTGACCTATCGCCACGGAGAAAAATAAGCTGTTTACTGTAAAACTTCACTTCTTGGTTTGCCAAGCATGCAGTATGTGCTTAGAGTTGGATGATATCACTGTAATTGCTAGGTGACATTAATACTGCGCGCCACTCAGATTTTATGCTACTGTGTTTAAAGAAGGAGAAGTCTCGTAGAGGCTGGtcgtattttatttttctgtatcaAAAATTGAGAGGTGAGGTATTCGCAGAAGGAAAAACAGAGTTAAATGGTATGATATTTTTAGCTGTAAACGTTTCTGTTTTGGGCAAGGACAGTGTAGAAAATTATTCTACTGCAATCGTTTCTGATCTTTAAGAATATTACTGAATATGAATAGTTCCAAAACCACGTTCTACAGTAGCCAGTTTTATCGACCCCGGCAAGGGCAACAGTGTTTGAGAAACCCCTTCAGAGACGGGACAATGCTGGTCTTTtggcaaacacttttttatgGTCTTGATAGTACATGCCTAGCAGTAGCtggctgtctctctcctctcaaatTGATAACGGGGGAGTGTGCAatgcacctgtttttttttaacctaataTATTTAGCAAGCTGATTTCGAAATCTTAGGATACTTGCCCACAATGGTTTGAAGCAGCAGTCTCCtttcattttgttaattaaattcattttagGTAGCTGGTAAATGCTTAAAAACTAGACAATAGGAAGTAGCTGTGTTTGAACTTGACACTGGACATCTAGATATTTTGCTCTTTGAAAGGACAAACAAATTGTCCTTCCCATCTGTGTAAAAGAACATCTACAATGTTGCTGCTAACACTCTTGGGTGTCATGGAAGGTCCATGCCACTAAACCTAGAGTGCTGCTCTTGCAATGTTAATGTTGTGACTCGGCATCTCCAGACTGTTCTTTGCCCATCACTTTGGAGAGCATGTCTGGATATTGGTGAAGTGGTGTTTTGTGATGAAGTGTTTGTCACTGATGTTTGGAACACCCATATACAGAAGAAGGCTTGTGTAGAGAAACAACAGATCTTATTAAGGTGTGAGTGGGTACTGATGCTAAATTTAGATGTCAACTTGGCAATGATTGTTGCTGTACAGTGTTATTAATCATATAATGAGATGTTATTACAGCAGGATCAGTGTAGTTCCATAGTCTTTCAACACAATCATATTCATTTCTATACAGTACAAGACACTAAAGACTGCAATTGTAGAAGTTTATGCTTTGCCCTGCTCTGTTGTTGGATCTCAACCCGGTTGACTGTTAAACCCCATTGCCAGACATTGACAGATGATATTGGTGACCTAGCCTTTGCTTTAGAGACAGAACTGGGGGGGGGGATCCAATGGTGTATTTGCAATGCAATCAGTTTCTTTGTCACTGCATAGTTGTTGTAGCTAACCTAATAATACCTtatcttgaacttgaactttattgccatatgtaaccggtactggtacaatggaattcttacttacagaaagtctctcgtttgtaaaacaagtgtaaaaaacaaaacaaagtgcaaacagtgcatcaagacaatgtacaaacaaacaatagacaatgtgcaagtaaacatgcagacagtttgaatgtaaacaatacagacgtgtaaacaatgacttgagacgtacaataaataaattacaatgaggtagatggtgatggtgtaggtgtggtccgagggggatggctaaatgtgttcgccagtctcactgcttgtggatagaagctattgaagaatctagtggtaagtgaccatatgctcttatatctcttgcctgagggcagtggggtgaagagctcatgcccggggtggtgactgtcctctgtgatggccagaattctaccacggcagcggtcctcatagagctgtttaatctcggtgagaccgcagccgatgatcttctgggccatattgaccattctctccagtgcctttttttctcgCGGAGaagtgttgccataccacacggtgaagaaggctccacagctgaaagttTTCTCTcctcatttcagcatggaataaacctattacttgatcctAATGATGCACACTCAATATATTGACTTATATGAGGGTCTTTTTCACTTTTATATATTATTGTCAGAAACCTGTTTTAGAGCATTTCAACAACTATAAAATGCAGATTAAACAAATGGCTGAAAtaagttgggttttttttttcttggggttGACTATTttggcagaatttgaagaatgCATCTTTTGATGGTACTAAATTTACAggtctgttttctttcagtagTGTCCTTGATAattgcttaaataaaaaaacatctagaACAAAGTCGTTTTGAATTTACAAACTACATATCTGTGGTTGAATATAACATGCACCTTTCACATGATTGTTCTGTAAATGGAAATTCTACTGAATAATAGTATGGGGAGTGAATTTAAATTTTGTATTGTCTATACTTCAGGTACACTTGTTATAATTACAGCTATAAATGATTACAAATGCCCAATCTTTGTGTAGAGTACTCAAGATACCCTTATGTGTCCCTTGTTGTTTGTACCGTGTGTACTGCAGGTTAGAGAGAAATGTCACTGGGAATGCCGTAGTTCTGCTTCTTAGTTTCATCAACCCAGAGCAGGTGCAGTTTAACATGGATAAAATAAACACCTAGTACATGTTGAAATACATATTGTACTCTGTTATAAATGAACAGGACAACCATTGTGTTACAAGTGAAATAGTAATGGTTCCTCCAAACTGTTAATGTGGCAGTTTTTAATGGAGGGGAAGCAGTTGGAGAAGATGTCATGAAACAGAAACAATTTccaacacaaacaaaataactGAATACCTACTTTATGAATATacattttacagaaataaatagCAGTGGTTCCCAATTCTAGTCCTGAGGGGCCAACATCTCTTCTAGCTCGGTTCTTCATcttaagcaaataaaatatgCCTCAAacaggaaattgatttttttcattgttggCTCACTAATCTCACTAAGATTTATTATTGTGGAAATTTCTGAACTTTAGAACTATTCTCACTCAGGTGAACAGTAATCCATTTGACCTCTGGAGTAGAAAGCTCTCGTTACTAGATTTCTTCATGCTGTCATTCCCATTTTTGTCTGTTCATCATAAATTGATCGTGTTTATTTCTGACATCTCATAATACAAGCGTAAAATTTTctctttaataaattaattgagcACGTGTAATGCAGTAATTTTACCTGTTAACTTAATTAAGCCTGGTGAGACTTGAGGAATTGGAAAGAAAACATGTCTCACTTTTCAAGAGAACAAAACTCTTGTACCATCTAAATGTTGGAGGTTGGATTAAGTCATTGATTGCCAGCTTTGAACTCTTGATTGCTTCCAGACAGGGAGTAACACTTTCAAATCTGGCTTGGCATTTCAGACAAATCTTCTGTTTTGTAGTTGTTGAAAATTACTCCACAATCTGGTGAGACCAGAAGGTATAATCTTCACCAAGACTAATGCAGCTTGGTCTTTGTGATTAGTTTTGCACTGCCAGGTCATAACAAGTAATTGAGGGAAACCCTTCTGCATGGTGGCACATTGAGGCAGGTCACTTACCGCCTTTCCTGTGAGCTGATCCTGTCGTGACAGTATTATAATGGTGCAAGACCCGTCCTTGTGCTGCTCATGTAACAGTTTTCTTGTGGGGCGAGAGTGTCACGGTTATGCCCTGGATGTTCTACCTGCCAGACGTGAACCCCACTGAACATCCGTGGGATTGGCTGGGAAGTCACGTGTCATCTTGGGTTCGGGATTCAGTGAAGAGGTTAATGCAGGACATGAGAGGAATGAACCAATCTTCCAAGACAGTATCCACAATCTAGTGCATCTAGAATACAAGTCCTGTATTCCTGTGATTTCTACTGAAGAAGCTCTGTTAAGAAATAAGCAAGTTGTTGCATAAGCTATTAGCTGTCCCAGTGATAGCAAAGGTAAATCAGTGTAACGCATTTCTTTGTCATATGTGATCAATAAATTGATGGtgagaaaacatttttgctCTGACATTTTCCATATCGCCTTACTTTTGAGTTGATTGCAGTTATAGGTCTCTATAACTGAAGTATAAAAATTGGTATACTTCAATATAccaattttttaaattcataattttgttttcagaatgaaCCTTTGAGGTCTTGAATCACTTCATAATTTTGGTAAAAGAATGATTTGATATTAAGGACTTTGACTTTAATTTTCAAGGTGTTTAAGGCTACTTTCCATTACATTTTGCCCTTCATCTTGTTTGCTTGTTGTTGATCTGTTGTCTTTGTGGGTATGCGAGTAATGAGTACAGCTAAAAATGTTATTCTTTGttggttcttattttattttttatgttgaaaTGCAGACTTAAATACAGTAGCCCTACAAGAACTGGTTGGACTACTGTCTATAGGAAAAACACTTAACTGTTACTGTATTAGTAATGTATATTACGCTTCAAATGTTTTGTCACAGTAGTGGGATTCTAAGCTACATCCTGCCAGATCGAAAAACCTTTAATTCACGCCTCTTTGTAATGTACTTCAAGCAGTAACATGACAATGACAGGCACTGAAAGATTAAGACATTGTTCCATCCACATTCTGGAGGCAGTAATGATGCTCTTAAGCCTAATAATTGAATAATGGCAATTTCAGTGAGAGGAAGCCTCTCTACATAACTGTTTCTTAAATGTGAATCTCTTTAAGATGGAGGCAGGGCATGTAACCTTGAGATTCTGAATCTTAAATTGGAAGCACGC
This genomic window from Lepisosteus oculatus isolate fLepOcu1 chromosome 2, fLepOcu1.hap2, whole genome shotgun sequence contains:
- the ppp1r14c gene encoding protein phosphatase 1 regulatory subunit 14C encodes the protein MSATGTETSTQLPAPPGRVFFQAAPTGGCTGAGPERRDDSVQKKQGKVTVKYDRKELRKRLILEEWIIEQLSELYDCEEEEMPEVEIDIDDLLDEPSEDERATKLQESLIDCYKPTEEFVKELLSRIRGMRKLSAPQKKGL